A single region of the Ziziphus jujuba cultivar Dongzao chromosome 10, ASM3175591v1 genome encodes:
- the LOC107403936 gene encoding glycosyltransferase BC10, with the protein MFSTPFVLTFSLLLSLPILFFLAPHFLPPLQPQRQPLLISQSDELDDLALFDRVAGSSLSTNPSTFSHLSTGSNPKFKIAFLFLTNSDLHFAPLWERFFNGNSNLYNIYVHADPAVNVTRPPGVFHDRFIPAKRTYRASATLISATRRLLATAILDDPANAFFAVLSQYCVPLHSFRYVYHSLFASTTFDLSSSRRADSDPDLSRLGVRAKYKSFVEILSKSKSLWKRYVARGRFEMMPEVSFEQFRVGSQFFVLTRRHALLVVKDRTLWRKFRAPCYREDECYPEEHYFPTLLSMSDPNGCNHYTLTRVNWTGTTNGHPYTYRPAEVSPELIYQLRVSNYSESYLFARKFSPECLRPLMGMADRVIFRD; encoded by the coding sequence atgTTCTCCACCCCTTTCGTCCTcaccttctctctcctcctttccCTCCCAATCCTCTTCTTCTTGGCTCCTCACTTCCTCCCTCCTCTTCAGCCCCAgcgccaacccctcttgatttcCCAGTCCGACGAGCTCGACGACCTCGCTCTCTTTGACCGCGTTGCTGGGTCTTCTCTCTCTACCAACCCCTCCACATTTTCTCATCTCTCTACTGGCTCTAACCCTAAGTTCAAGATCGCTTTCCTCTTCCTCACCAATTCCGACCTGCATTTCGCTCCCCTCTGGGAACGATTCTTCAATGGCAATTCCAATCTCTACAACATTTACGTCCACGCCGATCCCGCCGTCAACGTCACGCGCCCTCCTGGTGTCTTCCACGACCGCTTCATCCCCGCCAAACGCACCTACCGCGCGTCCGCTACCCTCATCTCCGCCACGCGTCGGCTTCTTGCCACCGCGATTCTCGACGACCCGGCTAACGCTTTCTTTGCGGTTCTCTCCCAGTACTGCGTTCCTCTCCATTCCTTCAGATATGTCTATCACTCCCTCTTCGCCTCCACTACCTTCGATTTGTCTTCGTCTCGGCGTGCCGATTCCGATCCGGATCTGAGTCGACTCGGCGTGCGCGCCAAGTACAAGAGCTTCGTCGAGATACTCTCCAAGTCGAAAAGCCTATGGAAGCGGTACGTCGCCAGGGGAAGGTTCGAGATGATGCCCGAGGTGTCTTTCGAGCAGTTCCGTGTCGGATCGCAGTTTTTCGTTCTGACGCGCCGGCACGCGCTGCTTGTGGTCAAGGATCGGACTCTGTGGAGGAAGTTCAGAGCGCCCTGTTACAGGGAAGACGAATGCTACCCGGAAGAGCACTATTTTCCGACCCTTTTGTCAATGTCGGATCCGAATGGTTGCAACCATTACACGCTAACACGGGTCAATTGGACCGGAACCACCAATGGCCATCCGTATACTTATCGGCCGGCGGAGGTGTCGCCGGAGCTTATTTATCAGCTCCGGGTGTCAAATTACTCGGAATCTTACCTGTTTGCCCGGAAGTTCTCGCCGGAATGCTTGAGACCCTTGATGGGTATGGCCGATAGAGTCATTTTCCGGGACTGA
- the LOC107403942 gene encoding uncharacterized protein LOC107403942, whose protein sequence is MLISQASTMAVMAVMVAVVLQSLMLVMAADFDAAATVNTNRVYQPCTDTKIQRLDGFTFGIAFSSKNSFFFDHSHQLSPCDVRLSLASLNSQFALFRPKVDELSLLTINTTDFYPDSYGGYMVAFAGRKYAARSLPAFVANTTYIVTSFTLVLEFQKGRLQNLYWKRDGCASCSGKSNFVCLNKQDCAIKTSSCKNRGGSGDCSISIQLAFSGTDRHLSVLNSWYEVSNLRQYSLYALYSNLKDSLTSQYNSFF, encoded by the exons ATGCTAATCTCACAAGCTTCAACAATGGCGGTCATGGCGGTGATGGTGGCGGTGGTGTTGCAGTCGCTAATGCTGGTTATGGCTGCAGATTTTGATGCCGCCGCCACCGTCAACACAAACAGGGTTTACCAGCCCTGCACCGATACCAAGATTCAGAGGCTCGACGGCTTCACATTCGGGATTGctttttcttccaaaaactCCTTCTTCTTCGACCATTCCCATCAGCTCTCTCCTTGCGATGTAAGGCTCTCCCTTGCTTCCCTCAATTCCCAGTTCGCTCTTTTCAGACCCAAAGTTGACGAGCTCTCCCTCCTCACCATCAATACCACTGATTTCTACCCA GATTCATATGGTGGATACATGGTTGCATTTGCTGGAAGAAAGTATGCGGCAAGATCTCTCCCTGCCTTTGTTGCAAACACTACGTATATAGTCACCAGTTTTACCCTG GTACTGGAGTTTCAGAAGGGTAGGCTTCAGAATTTGTATTGGAAGAGAGATGGATGTGCTTCATGCTCTGGAAAATCTAATTTTGTCTGCCTTAACAAACAAGATTGTGCCATCAAAACATCAAGCTGTAAAAACCGTGGAGGCTCCGGTGATTGTAGTATCAGTATACAGCTTGCTTTTTCCGGCACTGACAGGCATCTTTCTGTTCTCAATTCATGGTATGAGGTGTCAAATCTCCGGCAGTATTCGCTTTACGCCTTGTACTCGAACCTTAAGGATTCTCTTACCAGCCAGTACAAtagtttcttttaa
- the LOC107403937 gene encoding outer envelope protein 39, chloroplastic: MGAQKSIHAGKATIDVNVDLTHKLCASLMLPPLRSSTGSPLSLVIGSLCLKHPNLFGGSEKLDVSWDKGLYDSNILVAYRKPRPEWLAQQSFVIQQSCSPEIGVHGVPLDNFSRSGSGGVNLSRLSVGMDLNEPASSKWSSTTSIKFEHVRPVNDNGHPITRDADGFPVTCSGSAHDNMVVIKQESQFAKANDCSFFHFTLQIEQGIPVLSKWLIFNRFKFAASKGVKLGPGFLLARVTGGSIVGDMAPYQAFTIGGLGSVRGYGEGAVGSGRLCMVANSELTFPLNKTLEAAAFLDCGTDLGSGHHVPGNPALRQGKPGSGIGLGYGLRFKSQFGHFQVDYAINAFHQKTVYFGIGNLAT; encoded by the exons ATGGGAGCTCAGAAGAGTATACATGCTGGCAAAG CCACAATTGATGTTAATGTCGATCTCACTCACAAGCTTTGCGCTTCTTTGATGCTTCCCCCTCTCAG GAGCAGCACTGGAAGCCCTCTCTCTCTGGTAATTGGAAG TCTTTGCCTTAAACACCcaaatttatttggtggaaGTGAGAAGCTTGATGTATCTTGGGATAAGGGGCTATATGATTCTAATATCTTGGTAGCTTATAGAAAGCCACGACCTGAATGGCTAGCACAGCAATCTTTTGTAATTCAG CAATCTTGTTCTCCCGAGATCGGAGTTCATGGTGTCCCCTTGGACAACTTCTCCCGTTCTGGTAGTGGAGGTGTGAATCTGTCTCGATTATCAGTGGGGATGGATTTGAATGAGCCTGCGAGCTCCAAATGGAGCAGCACAACTAGCATAAAGTTTGAG CATGTTCGTCCAGTGAACGACAATGGCCATCCTATTACAAGGGATGCTGATGGGTTTCCTGTGACGTGCAG TGGTAGTGCCCATGACAATATGGTTGTTATAAAGCAAGAATCTCAGTTTGCTAAGGCCAATGATTGCAGTTTTTTCCAT TTTACTCTGCAAATAGAACAAGGGATTCCAGTTCTATCTAAGTGGCTAATCTTCAACCGTTTTAagtttgctgcatcaaagggAGTGAAACTTGGGCCCGGATTTCTCTTGGCAAG GGTGACAGGTGGTTCCATTGTAGGGGACATGGCTCCTTACCAAGCATTTACAATTGGAGGTCTTGGTAGTGTGCGAGGGTATGGTGAGGGTGCTGTTGGATCTGGAAGATTATGTATGGTTGCTAATAGTGAATTGACATTTCCTTTG AACAAGACCTTGGAAGCCGCTGCATTCTTGGACTGTGGAACTGATTTGGGGTCTGGTCATCATGTACCAG GAAATCCAGCCCTGAGGCAGGGCAAACCAGGATCTGGAATTGGGCTAGGATATGGACTTCGTTTCAAATCGCAGTTTGGCCATTTTCAGGTTGATTATGCCATCAATGCGTTTCATCAGAAAACTGTCTACTTTGGCATCGGTAACCTTGCCACATGA